AACACTCTTGCTGGGCATTCTGGTTACCTGAACACTGTGGCTTTGTCGCCTGATGGTTCTATGTGTGCTAGTGGTGGGAAAGATGGTACGGTCTTGCTTTGGGATATGGCTGAAGGGACGACGCTTTGCTCTCTTGAGGCTGGCTCGATTATTCACTCTTTATGATATAGTCCCAAATCCCAATAGGTATTGGTTGTGTGCTGATGAGATACAAGTTGAGCAAGAAGATGACGTGGCCATTTCCACGAAGATTTATTAATCGATTGTTAAAATTTTTAGTTTCTATATTGCTTTATTTAGTTAGTGGGATTATGCTTATGTGTGTTACTTGGCCACGTACATAGTTAGTTTATTTAGGTTGGTTTTGTATTTAAGCATGAGTTGAAAGTGAAATGAGAATatgaaaaaagagaaaattgacGTAACTTGTTTCTTAAGTGTTTGGGTTCcatcatttggtatcagagcaaactCTCTTAACTTTGAGGAGGGGCCTTAATTGGCATCAAAgcacatttttgtttttgatccgGACCACTTTGTGGTATCAAAAACTTCTATctatgtttttctatttttcaaaaaaaaaaaaaatatgggaaGCAATCAAGAGTTCAGTGAAGATATAAAGATCACACTCCTCCGCCAAATGCACGATAACTTCCAATAGATGAAGGTTTCTATGACTGAAAGTTTTAGGAGTCTTGAGGCTACCATAAATCATATGGTGGAGACAGTGAGAAAGATGAAGGCTGGTCAGAGGCGGACGTATGTTAGTCAATGGGGTGTCAGGTGACacaccttttatttttttaaaatttaatatatatgcaCATTCTGTAATATTGAACGATTGAACtatgtttaatatagttttgacaaatttaatatatagtCGAGGCATACAAAGCATGGTTCCGAATTGAGTGCTTCTTTGGGCATTCAGAAAAAGAAATTTGAGATTCTTCTTCGAGGATCTCCACAGAAGAGATCATCTTCGTCTCTTGCAGCTCGTGCGCATGGAGGAGCTGGAGGCTCAAGACGTCACCACCATAGctcgaagaaacaaaaaaacggcTCATCTAAGAGTGATGGTTCGATGGGATCCAAAAacccatcccaccttgatcaatGAGGACGCTCAGTTGGAACTGTTGAGGGATTGgaacgacctcacagttcgacgccttacggagatgtgtcagaaACATCGCCCATGACTTGTGTTTTTTTCTGAGACGAAGAATAGGAGGCTgctgttgcaaaacattcaggccgacttaggatttgatcatttgtttaccgttgagccacttggtctcagcggaggtttagctcttttatttatggatgaatttcaagttaatgttttattttcgaataacagaatgattgacattgaggcagtcattgatggaataaaagtctTTATGACGTTTGTTTATGAAGACCCTGTCTTAGAACATAGAGATCAGGTTTGTGAACGTCTTACGCGCTTCTCAACAACACGAAATGGACCTTGGTTCATCATAGGAGATTTTAATGAGATCACATGTCATAATGAGAAAGAAGGAGGGAGACAACGCCCTAATAGTTCATTCCTTCCCTTTAAGCAGATACTTAATGACTGTGGGATGCTAGAGTTTCCTTTCACAGGGGACATGCTCTCTTGGGTAGGGAAGAGAGAAGGAGGAACAACTGTTCGATGGCGCTTAGACAGAGAGGTAAAAAATGCGGATTGGCATGAGAAGTTTCCCCACTCGTCTGTGAAGTATATGAGGTTATGGGGATCAGACCATCGTACGATTCTTGCAGACATACTCACAAAGCCAACGAGaagatcaaaaaaattcaaattcgacAGAAGATGGCCAGACAATGAGGAACTAAGGCAAGTCATTCTGGAGGGGTGGAAATCTCCTGACCTTCCCCCCAATGCGACTATAATGGAACATATCTCCAGCTGCTGAAAAGCCTTGAGTGAGTGGAAGAAACAACACAATATTAACTCGGCGAAGTTAGTGGAGGAGCTCAAGGAGAAAGTCGAGGGTTTATACGCAGACGATAATGCGACGACTGAGGAAATTGCAGCAGGGCTGAAGGAACTCTCTGATGCTCTTAAAGCAGAAGAAATGTTCTGGAAACAGAAGAGTAGAGTTTTTTGGCTGAGAGAGGgagataaaaatacaaaaattttcCATGCCTTAACGAAGCAAAGGAGAGCAAGGAACAAAATCACGCAGCTACTAGATGCAAATGGTAATTTAGTTGAGGACGAGGAAGGTCtggtagccattgctactagctaTTTTCGGCAATTTTTTGAGTCTTCTATTCCAGAAGACATTGAAGAGGCACTATCTGAAGTTCCTACGACGATGACGGGATCAATGAATGAAAGCCTCACAGCTCCTGTTTCTGAATGGGAAGTCAAATTAGCTCTTTTTGCCATGCATCCAGACAAGGCGCCGGGaccagatgggatgactgcACTTTTTTACCAGAAGTTTTGGGATACAGTCAAGGAGGATTTAACTCTTATGGTTAATAATTTCCTCTTTGATGGGACTATGGTCAATGGTctgaatgatacaaatatatgtcttaTCCCAAAGACAAATAAGCCTAATGATATGGCTCAATTTAGACCCATAAGCGTATGCAATGTCAGCTACAAGATCGtctctaaggtcttatgccagagaCTAAAGAAAGTCTTGCAAGGATTGATATCAGAAACCTagtcagcctttgttgctggaAGACAGATTTCGGATAATATCATGATTGCTCAAGAAATGTTTCATGCCCTGCGAACTAAACCGAGTGGACGTAATAAAAGGATAGCCATCAAGACtgatatgagtaaagcatatgatATAATGGAATGGTCGTTTATTGAAGCTATGATGTGAAATATGGGTTTCTCCTAAACATGGATCACCTGGATCATGAGGTGCATTACGTCGGTAAAATATAAAGTTCTTATGAATGGGCAGCCAAGAGAAAATATTGTTCCAGGTAGAGGCTtgcgtcaaggagatcctttttctcctttcatttttattccgtgcacggaagcgctcgttagccttctcaatcatgcagagaaccaaGGAAAGATAACAGGGATGCGTGTCACACGCGCATGTCCCtcggtatcccaccttctctttgccgatgatagccttttctcctgtaaggcggagccccgtgaatgtgaagaagtaatgaaagtagtcatGACATGTGGTAAAGCATCTGGCCAGTGTTTAACTTTGACAAATCTTCCTTACTTTTTGGTAAGAGGATCAATGCGAATACAAGGCAAGAGATTAAAGATGTACTTGGAATACATAATGATGGTGGGATGGGAAAGTACTTGGGAATTCCAGAGGATATCAGTGGCTCAAAATGCAAACTCTTTGCATTTCTAAAGGATAACCTGATGCATAGAGTTAATGGATGGACAGGTAGATGGCTTTCAAAACGGGGGAAGGAGTTAATGATCAAGTCTATTTTACTCGCTCTTCTGACATACGTTATGTCAACGTTTCTGCTCCCATTGGAGATTTGCGAAAACCTCgctagtgccattgcacaattttggtggagttcgAATCCGCCAAACAGAGGAATACACTGGGCGAAATGGGAAAAGGTTTGTCTACCAAAAGAAGAGGGAGGGATTGGCTTCCGCTTAATCCATGAGTTTAATCTAGCACTGTTGGCAAAGCAATTATGGAGATTGGTTCAGTACCCTGATTCACTGGTTGCCCGAGTCTTGAGGGGCATATATTATAGAATGACCTCGCCTTTAGGTGCAATCTTTTCAAGTAGTCCATCATATGTGTGGACAAGCATTTACGCCGCAAGAAAGCTTTTGCTTCTGGGGATCAGACAGAAGATTCATTCTGGTTATGAAGTCAAGGTGTGGGAGGATCTGTGGATTCCAACGACACCTGCTAGACCAGCTACACCTGTAGCACCTGTGATGCATCCAAATATGAGAGTTAGTGACCTCATTAACCAGGAATCGAAGGAATAGGACGTAGGGCTACTAGAGGATTATGTCCACCCCGATGACATACCTCTCATACGCAGTATGGCCATAAGCTCTACTCATCGCCGTGATACTTTCTGCTGGAACTACACGAGGAATGGCCAATACACAGTTAAATCTGGATACTGGGTTGCTCAAAATCTATTGAAgccagaagaagaaaagaaaatactGGAACCAAGAATCACTAAAATTCAAGCCTTTGTTTGGAAGTTGAAAGCGCCAAGGAAGATgtgccatcttatatggcaattgataACGGGTCAGGTGGCAGTAACGAGGAACCTAGTAAGGCGGAATATGAGGTGCGATAATTATTGCCCAAGGTGTGGAGAAATAGAAGAATCTGTAACTCATGCAATATTTGAATGCCCTTCAGCTCTCCAAGTATGGTCCTTATCAGCAACTCCTACAAGCTCAGGTATATTTCCAGTGTCAAGCGTCTACACAAACATGGACTATCTATTCTAGAGGAAGAATGATATCTTAGAACCAGACCAAGACatggatccttatccctggataatatggtatatttggaaggctcgTAATGATAAGCTTTTGAGGGGAATAGACAGAGAGCATTTGGAACTAGTTCGATACGCAGAATATGAATGTCAAGCCTGGTTTAATGCAAGTGAGATGATACCACCGGTAGTACATGCCATCAATAATGAGGAAAtccaagtcttaagcttgggtaatatttgtcTGCTAGATGGATCCTGGACAGCTTCTGATcgctttagtggatgtggatgggtttGGATGGATAGCGGGGAGAACATATAACTTATGGGAACACATAATTTTACTCGATGTGAATCAGCATTGCATTCGGAGGTAGAAGAactgcgatgggcgatggagaatatgcttcaacattcGCCATGCCAGAGCTTTGGGACTGATTTCAAGGaactgattgcaatgataaaggaGCCACATGAGTGGCCAAGCTTCGCGACAGAGttggagaagatagagacgcTTCAGATTTGTTTCCCGGAATTCAAATCACCCATGTGCCACGAGTGCGCAACcagatttctgattttttagctaagactgctaggaCCTTTCGCAGGGagttacttttcattggttgttctattccggtctggttacccagacctcctcaagcttgactaATAGAATGACCGTtcgacgtaaaaaaaaa
The window above is part of the Brassica napus cultivar Da-Ae chromosome C8, Da-Ae, whole genome shotgun sequence genome. Proteins encoded here:
- the LOC106423722 gene encoding receptor for activated C kinase 1B-like, producing MKDVLSVEFSTDNRQIMSASRDGTIKLWNTLGECKYTISDQGEGHKDWMNTLAGHSGYLNTVALSPDGSMCASGGKDGTVLLWDMAEGTTLCSLEAGSIIHSL
- the LOC125591789 gene encoding uncharacterized protein LOC125591789, whose amino-acid sequence is MTFVYEDPVLEHRDQVCERLTRFSTTRNGPWFIIGDFNEITCHNEKEGGRQRPNSSFLPFKQILNDCGMLEFPFTGDMLSWVGKREGGTTVRWRLDREKQHNINSAKLVEELKEKVEGLYADDNATTEEIAAGLKELSDALKAEEMFWKQKSRVFWLREGDKNTKIFHALTKQRRARNKITQLLDANGNLVEDEEGLVAIATSYFRQFFESSIPEDIEEALSEVPTTMTGSMNESLTAPVSEWEVKLALFAMHPDKAPGPDGMTALFYQKFWDTVKEDLTLMVNNFLFDGTMVNGLNDTNICLIPKTNKPNDMAQFRPISVCNVSYKIVSKRINANTRQEIKDVLGIHNDGGMGKYLGIPEDISGSKCKLFAFLKDNLMHRVNGWTGRWLSKRGKELMIKSILLALLTYVMSTFLLPLEICENLASAIAQFWWSSNPPNRGIHWAKWEKVCLPKEEGGIGFRLIHEFNLALLAKQLWRLVQYPDSLVARVLRGIYYRMTSPLGAIFSSSPSYVWTSIYAARKLLLLGIRQKIHSGYEVKVWEDLWIPTTPARPATPVAPVMHPNMRVSDLINQESKE